From Actinomyces slackii, a single genomic window includes:
- a CDS encoding MATE family efflux transporter has product MPTAPRSLNRQILSLALPALGALVAEPLFVLIDSAMVGHLGTASLAGLSIASTVLTTAVGLFVFLAYATTATTARLFGAGRRQEGLRAGVDGIWLALILGLGAGLLLGGGAPLIVSALGAQGEVAGAAIAYLRASAPGMPGMLAVFAATGVLRGLLDTRTPFIVAAAGAALNVVLNAVLLYGVGMGIAGSGAGTAIAQSLMAVALVAPVMRAARAEGVGLRPRRAGLGASLGSGLPLLVRTLSLRAAILTTVWAATALGPVPLAAHQVAFALWSFAAFALDALAVAAQALVGTALGRADSSGGDAQGGPGIGALLRRCLAWGLGAGAGICLVLAVASPWLPLLFTSESAVVAAAIPVLVVMASAMPLAGAVYLFDGILMGAGDGPYLARAGLITLLPYVPLALVVGMGAGGLVTLWLAFAWVFMGARALTTGLRVRAWMR; this is encoded by the coding sequence GTGCCCACCGCGCCCCGCAGCCTCAACCGGCAGATCCTCTCCCTGGCCCTGCCGGCCCTGGGGGCACTGGTGGCGGAGCCCCTGTTCGTCCTCATCGACTCGGCGATGGTGGGGCATCTGGGGACGGCGAGCCTGGCGGGGCTGTCCATCGCCTCGACGGTCCTGACCACCGCCGTCGGCCTGTTCGTCTTCCTGGCCTACGCCACCACCGCGACCACGGCGCGGCTCTTCGGGGCCGGGAGGAGGCAGGAGGGGCTGCGCGCCGGCGTCGACGGGATCTGGCTGGCCCTCATCCTGGGCCTGGGGGCCGGTTTGCTGCTGGGCGGTGGGGCCCCGCTCATCGTCTCGGCCCTGGGGGCGCAGGGCGAGGTGGCGGGCGCTGCCATCGCCTACCTGCGCGCATCGGCCCCCGGTATGCCCGGGATGCTCGCGGTCTTCGCCGCGACGGGCGTGCTGCGGGGGCTGCTGGACACGCGCACGCCTTTTATCGTGGCCGCGGCGGGGGCGGCTCTCAACGTTGTCCTCAACGCCGTGCTGCTTTATGGCGTGGGGATGGGGATCGCCGGCTCCGGGGCGGGGACGGCGATTGCCCAGAGTCTCATGGCGGTGGCGCTTGTGGCCCCGGTGATGCGCGCCGCCCGGGCTGAGGGCGTGGGGCTGCGGCCTCGCCGCGCCGGGCTCGGGGCCTCCCTGGGAAGTGGGCTTCCCCTGCTGGTGCGCACTCTCAGCCTGCGGGCGGCGATCCTAACCACGGTGTGGGCGGCGACGGCGCTGGGGCCTGTCCCTCTGGCGGCGCATCAGGTGGCCTTCGCCCTGTGGAGCTTCGCGGCCTTCGCCCTGGATGCCCTGGCGGTGGCGGCGCAGGCACTGGTCGGCACTGCTCTGGGGCGGGCTGATTCCTCCGGAGGGGACGCCCAGGGAGGTCCGGGGATCGGGGCTCTGCTGCGCCGGTGCCTGGCCTGGGGCCTGGGAGCGGGGGCGGGGATCTGCCTGGTCCTGGCGGTGGCCAGCCCGTGGCTGCCGCTGCTGTTCACCTCCGAGTCCGCGGTGGTGGCCGCGGCCATCCCCGTGCTGGTGGTCATGGCCTCGGCGATGCCCCTGGCCGGGGCCGTCTACCTGTTCGACGGCATCCTCATGGGGGCGGGCGATGGCCCCTACCTGGCCCGGGCGGGCCTGATCACGCTCCTGCCCTACGTGCCGCTGGCGCTGGTGGTGGGCATGGGCGCCGGAGGGCTGGTGACCCTGTGGCTGGCCTTCGCCTGGGTGTTCATGGGCGCCCGGGCCCTGACCACCGGCCTACGGGTCCGGGCGTGGATGCGCTGA
- the dnaB gene encoding replicative DNA helicase, with the protein MEGADEPESPEHSGYARYDSAFDRLPPQDLDAEMATLGGMLLSKEAITDVIDVLRGPEFYRSAHESIFSAIVEIYNRSEPADPLIVADELSKRGELERIGGAPYLASLMATVPTAANAGYYARIVKDKALMRGLVQAGTRITQLGYSTDAGDIDNLVTLAEAEVYAVAHNEGEREDYVAVAELLGEANLEIEAAQNRDNGAMTGVPTGFLELDELTGGLHAGQMIIVAARPAMGKSTLAVDFCRSASIHHGITSCYFSLEMGRMELMMRILAAESGVDMNKLRGSRQMEDRDWTDVAVAYNPVSNAPLFIDDSPNLTMPEIRSKALRMKQQHNLGIMVIDYLQLMSSGKRVESRQQEVSEFSRSLKLLAKELEIPVIAVAQLNRGPEQRTGNKPQMSDLRESGSLEQDADIIVLLHRPEYYNPEERPGEADIIVAKHRNGQTRTIPVAFQGHLSRFANMARDIVPEPAYE; encoded by the coding sequence ATGGAGGGCGCCGACGAGCCCGAGAGCCCGGAGCACAGCGGCTACGCGCGCTACGACTCGGCCTTCGACCGCCTCCCGCCCCAGGACCTGGACGCCGAGATGGCCACCCTGGGCGGCATGCTCCTGAGCAAGGAGGCCATCACCGACGTCATCGACGTGCTGCGCGGCCCGGAGTTCTACCGCTCCGCCCACGAGTCGATCTTCAGCGCCATCGTCGAGATCTACAACCGCTCCGAGCCCGCCGACCCGCTCATCGTGGCCGATGAGCTCTCCAAGCGGGGCGAGCTGGAGCGCATCGGCGGCGCCCCCTACCTGGCCTCCCTCATGGCCACCGTCCCCACCGCCGCCAACGCCGGCTACTACGCCCGCATCGTCAAGGACAAGGCGCTGATGCGCGGGCTCGTCCAGGCCGGCACCCGCATCACCCAGCTGGGCTACTCCACCGACGCCGGGGACATCGACAACCTCGTCACCCTGGCCGAGGCCGAGGTATACGCCGTGGCCCACAACGAGGGTGAGAGGGAGGACTACGTCGCCGTCGCCGAGCTCCTGGGCGAGGCCAACCTGGAGATCGAGGCCGCCCAGAACCGGGACAACGGCGCCATGACCGGGGTGCCCACCGGCTTCCTGGAGCTCGATGAGCTCACCGGCGGCCTGCACGCCGGGCAGATGATCATCGTCGCCGCCCGCCCCGCCATGGGCAAGTCCACCCTCGCCGTCGACTTCTGCCGCTCGGCCTCCATCCACCACGGCATCACCAGCTGCTACTTCTCCCTGGAGATGGGGCGCATGGAGCTCATGATGCGCATCCTGGCCGCCGAGTCCGGGGTGGACATGAACAAGCTCCGCGGCTCGCGCCAGATGGAGGACCGCGACTGGACGGATGTGGCCGTGGCCTACAACCCCGTGTCCAACGCGCCCCTGTTCATCGACGACTCGCCCAACCTGACCATGCCGGAGATCCGCTCCAAGGCGCTGCGCATGAAGCAGCAGCACAACCTGGGGATCATGGTCATCGACTACCTCCAGCTCATGAGCTCGGGCAAGCGCGTGGAGTCCCGCCAGCAGGAGGTCTCGGAGTTCTCCCGGTCGCTCAAGCTCCTGGCCAAGGAACTGGAGATCCCCGTCATCGCCGTCGCCCAGCTCAACCGCGGACCCGAGCAGCGCACCGGCAACAAGCCCCAGATGTCCGACCTGCGCGAGTCCGGCTCCCTGGAGCAGGACGCCGACATCATCGTGCTGCTGCACCGCCCCGAGTACTACAACCCCGAGGAGCGCCCCGGGGAGGCCGACATCATCGTGGCCAAGCACCGCAACGGCCAGACCCGCACCATTCCGGTGGCCTTCCAGGGGCACCTGTCGCGCTTCGCCAACATGGCCCGCGACATCGTCCCCGAGCCCGCCTACGAGTAG